From a single Fulvivirga ulvae genomic region:
- a CDS encoding queuosine precursor transporter has translation MKHIIDKKTNLFIILSGIFLTNAILAELVGIKIFSLESTFGFNPAQINLFGGWTLDFNLTAGVVLWPVVFVTTDIINEYFGKEGVKKISYLTVIFISYAFLIIAAVSWLTPADFWLEINSKDEAGNAFNMNYAFDKVFIQGARIIVGSLVAFLIGQLLDVFVFHKLRIITGSKMLWLRATGSTLVSQLIDSFVVLLIAFYLLAPADAKWSFSQVMSVGIINYIYKFGIAIIMTPTLYIAHHFIDKYLGQQRAEEMMEDAASKSSSFF, from the coding sequence ATGAAGCATATTATTGATAAAAAGACTAATCTATTCATAATTCTCAGTGGCATATTTCTAACCAATGCCATATTAGCCGAGCTGGTAGGTATCAAAATATTCTCACTCGAAAGCACATTTGGGTTTAATCCTGCTCAAATCAACCTTTTCGGAGGCTGGACATTAGATTTTAACCTGACGGCTGGTGTGGTATTATGGCCTGTAGTATTTGTTACGACAGATATTATCAATGAATACTTTGGTAAAGAAGGTGTAAAAAAGATCAGCTACCTCACCGTGATTTTTATATCGTATGCTTTTCTGATTATTGCTGCTGTGAGCTGGCTGACACCGGCAGATTTCTGGCTGGAGATCAATAGTAAGGACGAAGCCGGCAATGCCTTCAATATGAATTATGCCTTTGACAAAGTCTTTATACAAGGAGCAAGAATCATTGTCGGTTCGCTGGTAGCCTTTCTGATTGGCCAGCTGCTAGACGTTTTCGTATTTCACAAACTTAGGATAATCACAGGAAGTAAAATGCTCTGGCTTCGTGCGACCGGCTCCACTTTGGTTTCACAGCTGATTGATAGCTTTGTTGTGCTCCTGATTGCTTTTTATTTACTTGCACCGGCAGATGCCAAGTGGTCATTTTCACAGGTTATGTCAGTGGGCATTATCAATTACATCTACAAATTTGGTATTGCCATTATCATGACCCCTACCCTCTATATTGCCCATCACTTTATAGATAAATACCTGGGACAGCAGCGCGCAGAAGAAATGATGGAAGATGCGGCCAGTAAAAGTAGCTCCTTCTTTTAA
- a CDS encoding toxin-antitoxin system YwqK family antitoxin has translation MKRYVHFILLILFPVLTHAQEEVRTYYDQEEEILMEVYYVSKHGSDVIEGKYLKYHPNSGIAVEGSFKNGYKDGIFKEYYPGGQLQRVVSYINGKKDGPVKVYSETGQLIQMGYFSNNELADSLHTNYNNGSLRSRGYFVNGKPEGILLEYFPGGKIKRKITYKDGFQTGMTQTYYEDGTLMTEGNYLKGILNGYYKTYFPNGQLETESQMAEGEKTGTFKTYDRQGHLLLKGMYMKGQLHGENIGYYANGNVEHRYTYNAGKKVGTGYAYYANGKPKIMTELSKDQTEEKILKYDTLGQLISEENYLNGKPHGEWKHFHSNGKIKVTEQYDQNRLNGLRTTYHENGNKASEQLFKFGMRYETGKTYYPDGTLASETPYHANKMHGIYRSYYENGQLKEEGEFVTNRKVNEWQTYNEEGKLMKVEIYKNNQLVDTKTAPFDAN, from the coding sequence ATGAAAAGGTATGTACATTTTATTCTTCTGATTCTTTTCCCGGTTTTAACCCATGCCCAGGAGGAAGTAAGAACCTATTATGATCAGGAAGAGGAAATTCTTATGGAGGTTTATTATGTAAGCAAGCATGGTTCCGATGTAATTGAAGGTAAATACCTTAAGTATCACCCCAATTCCGGCATAGCAGTAGAAGGCTCTTTTAAAAACGGGTATAAAGACGGCATATTTAAAGAGTACTACCCGGGCGGCCAACTACAACGGGTTGTTTCCTATATAAACGGTAAAAAAGACGGCCCTGTAAAAGTCTATTCCGAAACTGGTCAGCTAATCCAGATGGGTTACTTCAGCAACAATGAATTGGCCGATAGCCTGCATACCAACTACAATAATGGAAGCCTCAGAAGTCGGGGATATTTCGTCAATGGCAAACCTGAGGGTATACTTCTCGAGTATTTCCCGGGCGGAAAAATAAAACGTAAAATTACTTATAAAGACGGCTTTCAAACAGGTATGACCCAGACCTATTATGAGGATGGCACCCTAATGACGGAGGGGAATTATCTCAAAGGTATCCTGAATGGATATTATAAGACCTACTTCCCCAATGGTCAGCTGGAAACCGAGTCACAAATGGCCGAAGGAGAGAAAACCGGGACATTCAAAACCTATGACAGGCAAGGGCACCTGTTGCTCAAAGGAATGTACATGAAGGGACAGCTCCACGGCGAAAATATCGGCTACTATGCCAATGGAAATGTAGAACACCGCTACACCTATAATGCTGGCAAAAAAGTAGGCACAGGCTATGCATACTATGCTAATGGCAAGCCTAAAATCATGACCGAGCTGAGCAAAGACCAGACAGAAGAAAAAATTTTGAAATATGACACCCTCGGCCAGCTGATAAGCGAGGAAAATTATCTTAATGGCAAACCTCATGGAGAATGGAAACACTTCCACAGCAACGGAAAAATAAAAGTAACCGAGCAATATGACCAGAACAGACTGAACGGCTTAAGAACAACTTACCATGAAAACGGCAATAAAGCATCCGAGCAACTGTTCAAATTTGGAATGAGGTACGAAACAGGAAAAACTTATTATCCTGATGGCACCCTTGCATCGGAAACGCCCTATCATGCCAATAAGATGCATGGCATATACCGGAGCTATTATGAAAACGGGCAGCTTAAAGAAGAAGGGGAGTTTGTGACCAACAGAAAGGTAAATGAATGGCAAACATACAATGAAGAAGGTAAACTCATGAAAGTGGAGATATATAAAAATAATCAGCTGGTTGATACTAAAACCGCCCCTTTTGATGCAAATTAA
- a CDS encoding acetyl-CoA C-acyltransferase yields the protein MKDVYIVSAVRTPIGSFGGSLSSLTAVQLGSAAIKGALSKAGVDAKEINEVYFGNVVSAGLGQAPARQAAVGAGIGYNVPCTTVNKVCSSGMKAVMLGAQSIMLGQNDVVMTGGMESMSNTPYYLPNARFGYKYGHGQLIDGLMHDGLWEAYNQFAMGNCADNTAKEMNISREAQDEYAINSYKRSAAAWEAGKFAEEIVAVDVPQRKGDPLVVNEDEEYKNVRFDKITSLRPVFSKDGTVTAANASTINDGASAIILMSEEKVKQLGVKPIAKIKGFADAAQDPMWFTTAPSLAIPKAMKAAGIEKADVDFYEINEAFSAVAIANNTKLELDPAKVNVNGGAVALGHPLGCSGARIITTLNSVLHQNDGTIGVAGICNGGGGASAIVIEKL from the coding sequence ATGAAAGATGTGTATATCGTTTCGGCCGTAAGAACTCCCATAGGAAGCTTTGGAGGTAGTCTTTCCAGCCTCACTGCCGTACAGCTAGGCTCAGCTGCCATTAAAGGTGCCTTATCAAAGGCTGGTGTAGATGCTAAAGAAATTAACGAAGTATATTTTGGTAACGTAGTATCAGCAGGACTTGGCCAGGCACCGGCGAGACAAGCCGCTGTTGGCGCAGGCATCGGCTATAATGTACCCTGTACTACCGTAAATAAAGTGTGTTCTTCAGGCATGAAGGCTGTTATGCTCGGAGCGCAATCGATCATGTTGGGACAAAATGATGTGGTAATGACTGGTGGTATGGAAAGCATGTCAAATACTCCATACTACTTACCAAATGCCAGATTTGGTTATAAGTATGGGCATGGACAGTTGATTGATGGCCTGATGCATGATGGACTTTGGGAAGCTTACAACCAGTTTGCCATGGGAAATTGTGCCGATAATACAGCTAAAGAGATGAACATCTCCAGAGAAGCTCAGGACGAATATGCCATCAACTCATATAAAAGATCCGCTGCTGCCTGGGAGGCAGGCAAATTCGCTGAAGAAATTGTTGCTGTAGATGTACCCCAAAGAAAAGGCGATCCCCTGGTAGTAAATGAAGATGAGGAATACAAGAATGTCAGATTTGACAAAATCACCTCGCTAAGACCTGTATTTTCTAAAGACGGTACTGTAACTGCTGCCAACGCTTCCACAATTAACGATGGTGCTTCTGCCATCATATTAATGAGTGAAGAAAAAGTTAAGCAATTAGGAGTAAAACCCATTGCAAAAATTAAAGGATTTGCCGATGCCGCTCAGGATCCGATGTGGTTCACAACGGCACCTTCCCTGGCTATTCCAAAAGCAATGAAGGCTGCCGGAATTGAAAAAGCCGATGTTGACTTCTATGAAATCAATGAAGCGTTTTCGGCGGTGGCAATAGCAAACAACACCAAGCTGGAGCTTGATCCTGCAAAAGTTAACGTCAATGGTGGCGCAGTTGCCCTCGGTCATCCTCTGGGCTGTTCAGGTGCACGGATCATTACTACCCTAAACAGTGTATTGCATCAAAATGACGGCACAATAGGAGTTGCAGGTATTTGCAACGGAGGTGGAGGGGCCTCTGCCATAGTAATAGAAAAACTCTAA
- a CDS encoding TonB-dependent receptor, with translation MDSLRQLTTKEKALQINLSRHIYGSFAEIGAGQDVAANFFKAGGASGTIAKTMSAYDMSFSDAIYGMCERYVCEPRLMKMLEHEYDLLIERLPHRAPNTQFFAFANTVEALNYERTNQPHGWIGLRFQCTPGSAYNECIIHVKMHDNDAVLQQQALGIIGVNLIFGCFFIQDPEELLDSLIDGLTPGRIEIDMFRIYGPDFKHVDNRLMSLKLVKSGMTSAAMFGPDGNVMQPSEALYKKNVLVLRGRFRPVTHVNVDMLLTARRHFKNETDVDKSKIVVLTELTLHDLRTEGEIDEKDFLNRVDIICSLGQNVMISNYPEYYKLVDYLSGITRGRKIGIILGIYNLQRVFEEKYYTNLRGGVLEAFGTLFGNNVTLYVYPSHKIGGEGLYTLDNFELPANLHGLYQYLIDNNKLVNIKGANVDNLHIISDNVLAMIKSGKEGWEKMVPRKVVSAIKDRCLFDYPCETGIEADVEDKVEELKKKKAG, from the coding sequence ATGGATTCACTAAGACAACTGACCACTAAGGAAAAAGCGCTTCAAATTAACCTGAGCAGGCATATTTACGGGTCATTTGCTGAGATAGGAGCGGGGCAGGATGTCGCCGCTAATTTTTTTAAGGCGGGAGGGGCTTCAGGCACTATAGCCAAGACTATGTCTGCTTATGATATGAGCTTTAGTGATGCTATTTATGGTATGTGTGAGCGGTATGTCTGTGAACCCAGGCTAATGAAAATGCTTGAGCATGAGTATGATCTTCTTATAGAACGATTACCTCACAGAGCACCAAACACTCAGTTTTTTGCTTTTGCCAATACAGTGGAGGCTTTAAACTACGAACGTACCAATCAGCCACACGGTTGGATTGGCCTGCGTTTTCAGTGTACTCCGGGGTCGGCTTATAATGAGTGTATAATTCATGTCAAGATGCATGATAATGATGCGGTGCTACAGCAGCAGGCACTGGGTATAATAGGTGTTAATCTCATTTTTGGCTGTTTTTTCATTCAAGACCCTGAGGAATTGTTGGATTCACTCATCGATGGGCTCACTCCGGGGAGAATTGAAATTGACATGTTCAGGATCTACGGGCCTGATTTTAAACATGTGGATAACAGGCTGATGAGTCTAAAACTCGTAAAAAGTGGTATGACCAGTGCTGCTATGTTTGGCCCGGATGGCAATGTTATGCAGCCGTCTGAAGCTCTTTATAAAAAGAATGTTTTGGTACTTCGTGGGCGCTTCAGACCGGTAACACACGTTAATGTGGATATGCTGCTGACTGCCAGGAGGCACTTTAAGAACGAAACCGATGTAGACAAAAGTAAAATTGTAGTACTTACCGAGCTTACCCTTCATGACTTGCGAACTGAAGGAGAGATAGATGAAAAGGATTTTTTAAACAGGGTGGATATTATTTGTTCGCTGGGGCAAAATGTTATGATCTCCAACTATCCTGAGTATTATAAATTGGTAGATTACCTCTCAGGAATCACCAGGGGAAGGAAAATCGGTATTATTCTCGGTATTTATAACCTGCAACGTGTCTTTGAAGAGAAGTATTATACTAACCTCCGGGGTGGTGTGCTGGAAGCCTTTGGTACGCTGTTTGGCAATAATGTAACGTTATATGTCTATCCTTCTCACAAAATAGGAGGGGAAGGGCTTTACACTCTTGATAATTTTGAGCTGCCGGCAAATTTGCACGGTTTATATCAGTATTTGATTGATAACAATAAGCTGGTTAATATAAAAGGTGCCAACGTTGATAACCTGCATATTATTTCTGATAACGTGCTGGCTATGATCAAATCAGGTAAAGAGGGGTGGGAGAAGATGGTACCGAGAAAGGTAGTAAGCGCCATTAAAGACAGGTGCCTGTTCGACTATCCTTGTGAAACAGGAATTGAAGCGGACGTTGAAGATAAAGTTGAAGAGCTTAAAAAGAAAAAGGCAGGTTAA
- a CDS encoding STAS domain-containing protein: MKYTIDKQEKYCLLKLHEEKLDSNIAPNLKSELITIHAEGAKNIILDLSGVKYTDSSGLSALLVGNRVIQENGGIFVLSGLSEHTMKLIKISQLDSVLNILPTVEEAIDAVFMNELENDLKQGEDEN, translated from the coding sequence ATGAAATACACTATAGATAAACAAGAGAAATATTGTCTTTTAAAACTTCATGAAGAGAAGTTGGATTCCAATATTGCCCCCAATCTGAAATCAGAGCTGATAACTATTCATGCTGAAGGCGCCAAGAACATTATTCTGGATCTTTCCGGTGTTAAGTATACGGACTCTTCCGGGTTGAGCGCTTTGCTCGTAGGAAATAGGGTTATCCAGGAGAATGGCGGTATTTTCGTTCTTTCAGGACTTTCAGAGCATACTATGAAACTGATAAAAATATCTCAATTAGACAGTGTGTTAAATATTCTCCCTACTGTAGAAGAGGCCATAGATGCTGTATTCATGAATGAGCTGGAGAATGATCTGAAACAGGGCGAGGATGAGAATTGA
- a CDS encoding phosphoribosylaminoimidazolesuccinocarboxamide synthase codes for MNALKETNFNFKGQTNFYRGKVRDIYYFGNKMAMVATDRISAFDVILPRPIPFKGQVLNQIATKNLEATKNICPNWLAHTPDPNVAIGITCETFPVEMVIRGYLAGHAWREYRDGKRSVCGVRLPEGLKENDKLPEPIITPTTKAHEGHDEDISREDIITKGLVSEKEYEQLEDYTRKLFQKGSEMAKERGLILVDTKYEFGKLNDTIYLIDEIHTPDSSRYFYAEGYEERQKNGEAQKQLSKEFVRQWLISQGFQGKDGQKIPEMTDEVVNSISDRYLELFEKFTGEPFQKQDYARVNDRIENSIIEAIN; via the coding sequence ATGAACGCACTGAAAGAAACAAATTTTAATTTTAAAGGCCAGACTAACTTTTATCGGGGCAAAGTCCGTGATATCTATTATTTTGGCAATAAAATGGCTATGGTTGCTACTGACAGGATTTCAGCCTTTGATGTAATTCTGCCGCGACCCATCCCTTTCAAGGGACAGGTGTTGAACCAGATAGCAACTAAAAACCTCGAAGCAACAAAAAACATCTGCCCCAACTGGCTGGCCCACACACCTGACCCGAATGTAGCCATAGGTATAACCTGCGAAACATTTCCTGTAGAAATGGTGATAAGAGGATACCTTGCAGGCCATGCGTGGAGAGAGTACCGGGATGGGAAAAGGTCAGTCTGCGGTGTAAGGTTACCCGAGGGGTTAAAAGAAAATGACAAACTTCCTGAACCTATTATTACCCCTACGACCAAAGCACATGAAGGACATGACGAAGATATTTCGAGGGAAGATATAATAACCAAAGGACTGGTGTCAGAAAAAGAATACGAACAACTGGAAGATTATACAAGGAAGCTTTTCCAAAAAGGTAGTGAAATGGCAAAAGAGAGAGGGTTGATCCTTGTAGATACCAAGTATGAGTTCGGAAAGCTCAATGATACCATATACCTTATCGATGAAATTCATACACCGGACTCATCAAGATATTTTTACGCTGAGGGATATGAAGAGCGACAGAAAAACGGTGAGGCTCAGAAACAACTTTCCAAAGAATTCGTTAGACAATGGTTAATATCACAGGGTTTTCAGGGGAAGGATGGTCAAAAGATACCTGAAATGACCGACGAGGTTGTAAATTCAATTTCTGATAGGTATCTTGAACTCTTCGAGAAATTTACCGGCGAGCCTTTTCAGAAGCAAGACTACGCCCGGGTGAACGATAGGATTGAAAACAGCATTATAGAAGCAATCAATTAG
- a CDS encoding sodium-dependent transporter, with protein MANRGGFSSRIGFIVAAAGSAVGLGNIWKFPYEVGQNGGAMFLLVYLICTFLICFPIMIGEIAIGRRAQKDAYGSYKSIGGKRWGMLGLFGILCGIMILSFYNVVAGWAFGYFLEISFGNLLQSDDFRSFFGGYVSDIWDNLIFSVCFMIITAFIVVKGVSGGIERASKILMPMLYVILLGLIVYSLTLDNAIEGIKFYLLPDISKLNLETIYSALGQAFFSLSLGMGALITYGSYIDKKQNIVSSAAMISIMDVSVAFLAGLLIFPLVFSQGQTPSEGPGLVFVALPGVFNAMGPVIGKIVGGGFFLLLCFAALTSTISLLEVPVAYLVDEKKLPRKAVVWLLAVFIFVVGLPSMLSQGAVDAFSSLDFYGGKSFLDFVSEVFSDISLPLGGCLMSIFIAIKWKTNNLSAEISEGNEGYKGSFMEKAINLILVYIAPILLGLIFINTVLDKFFGISII; from the coding sequence ATGGCAAATAGAGGAGGCTTTTCGAGCCGGATAGGTTTTATTGTTGCGGCAGCAGGTTCTGCTGTCGGTTTGGGGAATATATGGAAATTTCCTTACGAAGTGGGTCAGAATGGAGGCGCTATGTTTCTTTTGGTTTATTTAATCTGCACATTTCTGATCTGCTTCCCCATTATGATAGGGGAAATAGCCATCGGGAGACGGGCACAGAAAGATGCTTATGGATCTTATAAATCGATTGGCGGAAAAAGATGGGGCATGCTAGGACTTTTCGGAATACTTTGTGGCATCATGATCCTGTCATTCTACAATGTAGTGGCTGGCTGGGCATTTGGTTATTTTCTGGAAATATCATTTGGAAACCTTTTACAATCAGACGATTTCAGAAGCTTCTTTGGAGGCTACGTGAGCGATATATGGGACAATCTTATTTTTTCAGTATGTTTTATGATCATCACGGCCTTTATAGTGGTTAAGGGTGTTTCCGGAGGTATCGAAAGGGCCTCAAAAATATTGATGCCCATGCTATACGTAATTCTTCTTGGGTTGATTGTCTATAGTTTAACGCTGGACAACGCCATTGAGGGTATCAAATTTTACCTGCTTCCCGATATCAGCAAACTCAATCTTGAAACTATATACTCAGCTTTAGGACAGGCCTTTTTCTCGCTTTCACTGGGTATGGGAGCTTTGATCACTTACGGTTCTTATATAGATAAAAAACAAAATATTGTTTCATCAGCAGCCATGATATCAATTATGGACGTTTCAGTAGCATTTCTTGCCGGCCTGCTGATATTCCCACTGGTATTTTCCCAGGGACAAACGCCATCTGAAGGCCCCGGGCTTGTTTTTGTGGCGCTACCGGGTGTATTCAACGCCATGGGACCTGTTATTGGTAAAATTGTTGGGGGTGGCTTCTTCCTGTTACTTTGCTTTGCAGCGTTGACATCCACCATATCACTTCTGGAAGTTCCTGTGGCATACCTTGTTGACGAGAAAAAACTTCCAAGAAAAGCTGTTGTGTGGTTGCTAGCTGTTTTTATTTTTGTTGTGGGTCTACCAAGTATGTTGTCGCAAGGCGCTGTAGATGCATTCTCATCACTTGATTTTTATGGTGGAAAGTCCTTCCTTGACTTTGTATCGGAAGTATTCTCGGATATCAGCTTACCACTGGGTGGGTGCCTTATGTCCATCTTTATAGCAATTAAGTGGAAAACAAACAACCTGTCTGCTGAGATTAGTGAGGGTAACGAAGGTTACAAAGGTTCATTTATGGAGAAAGCCATTAACCTGATCCTCGTTTATATTGCCCCTATTTTATTAGGACTGATCTTTATAAATACAGTATTGGATAAATTCTTCGGAATATCTATCATCTGA
- a CDS encoding ribonuclease Z, whose protein sequence is MSFQLKILGSNSAMPAYGRHHSAQLLNVQNHYFLIDCGEATQMQLSRYKCKTLRISHIFISHLHGDHYLGLMGLIFTMHLLRRKSDLYIYGQKGLRDIITTQLKYSDTVLNYNIRFKELVPHQPELLFEDNSVEVSSFPLFHRVPCCGFLFKEKPKPMRLNKEKLPQKISLAHIALLKKGEDIYDDEGNLIYRNADLTLPPRKSRSYAYCSDTKYEESIIPNIAGVDLLYHEATFLNAKEMWATQTFHSTTTQAAEIAKKANVGQLLIGHYSARYNDLTPFLTEARAVFENTQLATEGEAIDIPDL, encoded by the coding sequence TTGTCATTTCAATTAAAAATACTTGGATCAAATTCGGCAATGCCTGCTTATGGCAGGCACCATTCAGCCCAATTGCTTAATGTGCAGAACCACTATTTTCTAATAGACTGCGGTGAGGCTACACAAATGCAACTCTCCAGGTATAAGTGCAAAACCCTGAGAATAAGCCATATATTTATCAGCCATCTCCACGGAGACCATTACCTCGGTTTAATGGGGCTGATCTTCACCATGCATCTGCTCAGAAGAAAGAGTGATCTTTACATATATGGTCAGAAGGGTTTACGAGACATTATAACTACACAGCTCAAATATTCAGATACTGTACTTAATTACAATATTCGGTTTAAAGAACTTGTCCCTCACCAACCGGAGCTACTCTTTGAAGACAACTCAGTTGAGGTAAGTAGTTTTCCACTTTTTCACAGGGTCCCCTGCTGCGGATTCCTTTTCAAGGAAAAACCAAAACCTATGAGGCTCAATAAGGAAAAACTACCTCAAAAAATCTCCCTGGCCCATATTGCATTGCTAAAAAAGGGGGAAGATATTTATGACGACGAGGGAAACCTGATTTACAGGAATGCAGACCTTACACTACCTCCAAGAAAGTCAAGGTCATATGCTTATTGCTCCGACACCAAATATGAAGAGTCGATTATCCCGAATATTGCAGGAGTCGATTTATTATACCATGAGGCCACATTTCTAAATGCTAAAGAGATGTGGGCTACCCAGACTTTTCACTCAACAACAACCCAGGCCGCCGAAATTGCAAAAAAGGCAAATGTCGGGCAACTGCTTATTGGACATTACTCCGCAAGATATAACGACCTTACACCTTTTCTGACAGAAGCCAGGGCCGTTTTCGAAAATACTCAACTTGCCACCGAAGGAGAAGCTATTGACATACCGGATTTATGA
- a CDS encoding TerB family tellurite resistance protein, producing the protein MIGFFEHQYLAYKKNHLSNLIALAKVDGHLHAEEEKMLYKVGAKYGLKDRQIASLIRSEKKVTLNVPEGHDQKMNQLYDLVMMVYADDVVEESEVEFCEELMSKFGFKKSVVKWMIEMFEKGNPPTPEAWEDLKKVAAEKYVA; encoded by the coding sequence ATGATTGGATTTTTTGAACACCAGTACCTTGCTTATAAAAAGAATCACCTGAGTAACCTTATTGCTCTTGCCAAAGTGGATGGGCATTTACACGCGGAAGAGGAAAAGATGCTGTATAAGGTTGGGGCCAAATACGGCCTGAAGGACCGGCAAATCGCTTCTCTGATAAGAAGTGAGAAAAAAGTCACACTGAACGTGCCAGAGGGGCACGATCAGAAAATGAACCAGCTTTATGACCTGGTTATGATGGTCTATGCGGATGATGTGGTGGAGGAGAGTGAAGTTGAATTTTGTGAAGAACTCATGTCCAAGTTTGGTTTCAAAAAGTCGGTTGTAAAGTGGATGATAGAAATGTTTGAGAAAGGAAATCCTCCCACACCGGAGGCATGGGAGGATCTGAAAAAGGTTGCGGCAGAAAAATATGTTGCCTGA
- a CDS encoding transporter, giving the protein MKHFLKILLLLTPYFAFSQETIFTDRPTTTDAVKLISPGTFQIEMGYMNTRYEDEGIEFKSITAPNLSVKYGLAEWLELRVLANYLTLKVDAYDIENSLSGVTPLILSPKLKLIDQNFWIPRISLATAISFPEPAKEEFQSEKINYGGRLLFEHVFNDRYSWSHGFGADWDDSRETTWAYSSAFSVSLSGKVGAFAEIFGYFATDIPSTHSIDAGVTYLASDNIQLDTSIGLPLNENAPDFFYSVGLAWKTNFKK; this is encoded by the coding sequence ATGAAACACTTTCTAAAGATTTTACTGCTATTAACCCCTTATTTCGCATTTTCTCAGGAAACCATCTTCACTGACCGCCCTACCACTACTGATGCCGTTAAGCTGATATCTCCCGGTACCTTTCAAATTGAAATGGGCTATATGAACACCAGGTATGAGGACGAAGGAATTGAATTTAAAAGCATTACCGCTCCTAACCTCAGCGTTAAATACGGCTTGGCCGAATGGCTTGAGCTTAGAGTTCTGGCTAACTATTTAACATTAAAAGTCGATGCATATGACATCGAGAATAGCTTGTCAGGAGTAACTCCGCTAATACTAAGCCCAAAACTGAAACTAATTGATCAGAACTTCTGGATACCGCGGATAAGTCTGGCTACAGCTATATCCTTTCCTGAACCTGCCAAGGAAGAGTTTCAAAGCGAGAAAATAAATTATGGAGGACGATTACTGTTTGAGCATGTATTCAATGACCGCTATTCATGGTCACACGGGTTCGGAGCTGACTGGGATGACTCAAGAGAAACCACGTGGGCTTATTCTTCAGCCTTCAGCGTCTCTCTTTCTGGCAAGGTAGGGGCTTTTGCTGAAATATTCGGGTATTTTGCTACTGACATACCCTCTACGCACAGTATAGATGCCGGTGTTACTTATCTGGCAAGCGATAATATTCAACTGGATACATCCATTGGACTACCTCTTAACGAAAACGCACCAGATTTTTTCTACAGCGTAGGATTAGCATGGAAAACTAATTTTAAAAAATAA